A stretch of the Pseudomonadales bacterium genome encodes the following:
- a CDS encoding ATP-binding cassette domain-containing protein, producing MPNSSSSSAASSAAQATASTPNTADSATSAINTSAKAPIKRSNFTALLPFLTPYRWRVALFLTSLLFTSAMTLTIGQGVRYAIDNGFIAGSSHDLRLAIGFLMLLSLGMAAGTFCRFYLISWIGERVIADLRQAVFSHLLTLHASFFEDNRSGNIMSRLTSDTTVLQSCIGSSLSIWLRSSITFLGAVSMLLLTNLKLTLIIIVGVPLILLPIVLFGRRVRRLSRKSQDAIADVGSKAGDVIQQIKTVQSFTQEPLEQASFAAETEQAFNVARARIFQRGVLMAAVILLLFVALSAMLYVGGSDVISGRMSGGELGAFIFYALLMTGAVVSLSEVVSELQRASGASERLFQILAEPSQITSPAASVNTNSESLAAGFIIRDLSFSYPSRPNERAIDALNLDIPAGKVVALVGPSGAGKTTLFDLLQRFYDPQQGSIAMGDANAHCDIRAMQLTELRQSIGVVSQQPSLFTQNVFDNIRYGDPSASDEAVFAAARAAHADDFIQRLPDGYHSHLGEQGVKLSGGQRQRIAIARAILKNPKLLLLDEATSALDNESEWHVQQALNELMQNRTTLIIAHRLSTIEHADMIAVMQHGKIV from the coding sequence ATGCCCAATTCTTCTTCCTCAAGCGCTGCTTCATCTGCTGCACAAGCTACAGCATCAACGCCAAATACAGCTGATAGTGCAACATCAGCTATAAATACCAGCGCAAAAGCGCCAATCAAACGCAGCAATTTCACCGCACTATTGCCGTTTCTTACACCTTATCGCTGGCGTGTGGCACTGTTTTTAACCAGCCTTTTATTCACCTCAGCGATGACGCTCACGATTGGCCAAGGCGTGCGTTATGCGATTGACAATGGTTTTATTGCGGGCTCAAGTCATGACTTAAGATTGGCGATTGGCTTTTTAATGCTGCTCAGCCTCGGCATGGCAGCTGGCACATTCTGCCGTTTTTACCTTATTTCATGGATAGGCGAGCGAGTGATTGCCGATTTGCGTCAGGCAGTATTCAGCCATTTACTTACTCTGCACGCGAGCTTTTTTGAAGACAACCGCAGCGGTAATATAATGTCACGACTAACCAGCGACACGACCGTGTTGCAGTCTTGCATTGGCTCTTCACTATCCATTTGGCTGCGCAGCAGTATTACCTTTTTAGGTGCTGTTAGCATGCTGCTGCTGACTAACCTAAAACTCACCCTCATTATTATTGTTGGGGTGCCGCTGATCTTATTACCGATTGTTCTGTTTGGTCGACGGGTACGACGGCTATCGCGTAAGAGTCAAGACGCGATTGCCGACGTTGGCAGCAAAGCTGGCGATGTTATTCAACAAATAAAAACCGTACAAAGCTTTACGCAAGAACCGCTTGAGCAAGCCAGCTTTGCAGCAGAAACCGAGCAGGCGTTTAACGTCGCCCGCGCTCGGATTTTTCAACGTGGTGTATTGATGGCGGCAGTGATTCTCTTATTATTTGTCGCCTTATCAGCCATGCTATATGTTGGCGGCTCTGACGTGATTAGCGGCCGCATGAGCGGCGGCGAATTAGGCGCATTTATTTTTTATGCGCTACTGATGACTGGCGCCGTGGTGAGTTTATCTGAAGTTGTGAGTGAGCTACAGCGCGCCAGTGGCGCCAGTGAGCGACTGTTTCAAATATTAGCCGAACCAAGCCAGATAACTTCACCAGCGGCATCAGTAAACACTAACAGTGAATCGCTGGCAGCAGGTTTTATTATTCGTGATTTATCATTTAGTTACCCATCGCGGCCCAACGAGCGCGCTATCGATGCACTGAATTTAGATATCCCCGCTGGTAAAGTGGTTGCGCTCGTTGGGCCATCAGGTGCAGGCAAAACAACGCTGTTCGATCTTCTGCAGCGCTTTTACGACCCTCAGCAGGGCAGTATTGCCATGGGTGATGCAAACGCTCATTGCGATATTCGCGCGATGCAGCTTACCGAACTTCGACAATCCATTGGGGTAGTCTCACAGCAGCCCAGTTTATTCACTCAAAACGTATTTGACAATATTCGCTATGGCGACCCCAGCGCCTCTGATGAAGCCGTATTTGCCGCCGCACGAGCGGCGCATGCCGACGATTTTATTCAACGGCTGCCCGACGGCTACCATAGTCACTTAGGTGAGCAAGGCGTCAAATTATCCGGCGGGCAGCGCCAGCGAATTGCCATTGCCAGAGCAATTTTAAAAAATCCTAAGCTGCTATTGCTTGATGAAGCCACTTCAGCACTGGACAATGAAAGCGAATGGCATGTTCAGCAAGCCTTGAATGAACTCATGCAAAATCGCACAACCTTGATTATTGCGCACCGCTTAAGCACTATCGAGCATGCCGATATGATTGCCGTAATGCAGCATGGCAAAATTGTTGA